A region from the Corylus avellana chromosome ca7, CavTom2PMs-1.0 genome encodes:
- the LOC132187462 gene encoding probable LRR receptor-like serine/threonine-protein kinase At3g47570 encodes MIPNDPFNIFTSWNNSIHFCKWQGITCGRKHQRVTGLELSGYTLGGSISPYIGNLSFLSFVNFSGNFLHGEIPQQLTHLFRLKRLNLSSNLLAGEIPSNFTNCPQLRFLDFKMNNLTGNIPVELGSLKRLVFLDVSTNHLTGGIPPSLGNVSSLQIVDFSLNYFVGNIPDEMGHLRRLVYFGVVENNLSGMFPYSLYNISTLKGIEASGNRLNGTLPANIGLTLPNLRILSTNNNKFSGPIPISLSNASQLNFIDLSRNNFVGQVPTDLGNLLNLAVLGVGGNNLGINSAKDLDFLTSLQNCTKLETLDFSLNNFGGSLPNSIGNLSKELSILYMSGTQISGIIPATLENLINLRTLRMRRNLFIGTIPTNFWKLQKLQGLYLDGNKLSGYIPSSLGNLTQLVELVLSQNKLEGSIPSSFGNFKSLLLLKISENNLSGTIPKTSLSSQLQGLFLSHNSLTGILPMEVGNLKNLVDLDISENNFFGEIPTTIGDCWSLQSISLKGNSFEGNLPPSLAFLKDLHYADLSRNNFSGLIPKDLQNVSVLLYLNLSFNNLVGEVPTVGVFRNASGISVIGNKKLCGGIPELQLQACDVKVMNQGKSHTFKLTAIVVSGVLFFIIFSSFIALYRRRKSKKESSSTLPKTNQLSNVSYKELYQTTDRFSPNNLIGYGSFGFVYKGILHQEKMIVAVKVLNLQQKGASKSFMAECNALRNIRHRNLVRILTCCSSVDYSGNEFKALVYEFIANGSLDKWLHHDRDNESPPRYLNLLQRLNIAIDVASALQYLHDHCETPIIHCDLKPSNVLLDDDMIAKVGDFGLARILSTTNDASQNQTSTVGIKGTIGYLAPEYGMGGEASAQGDVYSYGIFLLEMFTGKRPTDKMFKDGFNLQNFVNMALPEKLVQIVDPNLLKREVNELVVAIEEDGCNYNDQIDIEAAEESVHIENLSQITSNVQKCLLSIFQISITCSLESPKERMNMGNVTKELHRIKNAFLEVGSHG; translated from the exons atgatACCCAATGACCCATTTAACATCTTCACCTCTTGGAATAATTCTATCCACTTTTGCAAATGGCAGGGAATTACATGCGGCCGAAAGCATCAAAGAGTTACGGGCTTGGAACTATCGGGCTATACCTTAGGTGGATCCATATCACCTTACATTGGCAACCTCAGCTTTCTTAGTTTCGTCAACTTCTCAGGCAACTTCTTACATGGCGAAATTCCACAACAACTCACTCATCTCTTCCGGCTGAAACGTCTCAATCTTAGCAGTAACTTGTTAGCAGGGGAAATTCCAAGCAACTTCACCAACTGTCCTCAACTCAGATTCTTGGACTTCAAAATGAATAATCTTACTGGGAATATTCCTGTTGAGTTGGGCTCTTTAAAGAGGCTTGTGTTTCTTGACGTTTCCACAAATCATTTGACGGGAGGCATCCCACCTTCTCTGGGAAATGTTTCTTCACTCCAAATAGTTGACTTTTCGCTTAATTATTTCGTGGGAAATATTCCAGATGAAATGGGTCATTTGCGAAGGTTAGTTTACTTCGGAGTAGTGGAAAATAATCTGTCTGGTATGTTCCCTTATTCCCTTTACAATATATCAACATTGAAGGGCATTGAAGCATCAGGTAACCGACTTAATGGCACTCTTCCAGCCAACATAGGCCTCACTCTCCCTAATCTACGTATTTTGTCCACCAATAATAACAAATTCTCCGGTCCAATCCCAATTTCACTATCCAATGCTTCCCAGCTTAACTTTATTGATCTCTCTAGAAACAATTTCGTGGGACAAGTTCCCACTGATCTAGGAAACCTACTAAATCTCGCTGTTTTAGGTGTTGGTGGAAATAATCTTGGAATTAATTCAGCCAAGGACTTGGATTTCTTAACATCTTTGCAAAACTGCACCAAACTGGAAACGCtagatttttctcttaacaattTTGGAGGTAGTTTACCGAATTCTATAGGAAATTTGTCAAAGGAACTCAGTATTTTATATATGAGTGGCACTCAAATATCTGGAATTATTCCTGCAACATTAGAGAATCTTATCAACTTACGTACCCTCAGAATGCGGCGAAACCTATTCATAGGCACCATTCCCACTAATTTTTGGAAGTTACAAAAGCTGCAAGGATTGTATTTAGATGGAAACAAATTGTCAGGATACATTCCATCCTCTCTAGGCAATCTCACTCAATTGGTCGAACTTGTCCTATCACAGAACAAATTGGAAGGAAGCATTCCATCAAGTTTTGGGAACTTCAAAAGTTTGCTGCTCTTAAAGATTTCAGAAAATAACCTTAGTGGAACCATACCCAAAACAAGTCTTTCTTCCCAATTACAAGGACTCTTCTTATCACATAACTCATTAACGGGAATCCTACCCATGGAAGTAGGCAATTTGAAAAATCTTGTGGATCTAGATATCtctgaaaacaatttttttggtgagaTTCCTACAACCATTGGAGATTGCTGGAGTTTGCAGAGCATTTCCTTGAAGGGTAATTCATTTGAAGGAAACTTACCTCCATCACTAGCTTTCTTGAAAGACCTCCATTATGCAGATCTTTCACGAAACAATTTCTCAGGACTAATTCCTAAAGATCTACAAAATGTTTCAGTTCTACTATATTTGAATCTTTCATTTAATAACTTGGTGGGTGAGGTACCAACGGTGGGAGTCTTTCGAAATGCAAGTGGAATATCAGTGATTGGAAATAAAAAGCTATGTGGAGGTATCCCAGAACTGCAACTACAAGCATGCGATGTCAAAGTTATGAATCAAGGAAAATCCCATACATTCAAATTAACAGCCATAGTTGTTAGTggggttttatttttcatcatattttcaTCCTTTATAGCCCTTTATAGgaggagaaaatcaaagaaagaatcATCCTCTACACTCCCAAAAACCAACCAACTTTCAAATGTTTCATACAAGGAGCTTTATCAAACGACTGATAGATTTTCTCCTAACAATTTAATTGGATATGGTAGTTTTGGCTTTGTATATAAAGGAATTCTTCATCAAGAAAAAATGATAGTTGCTGTGAAAGTATTGAACCTTCAACAGAAAGGAGCTTCCAAGAGTTTTATGGCTGAATGTAATGCCTTAAGAAATATACGGCATCGAAATCTCGTGAGGATCTTAACTTGTTGCTCAAGCGTGGACTATAGCGGCAATGAATTCAAAGCACTAGTCTACGAATTCATAGCAAATGGAAGCTTAGACAAGTGGCTGCATCATGATAGAGACAACGAAAGTCCACCAAGATATTTGAATCTCCTTCAAAGATTAAATATTGCAATTGATGTAGCTTCTGCACTACAGTATCTTCATGATCATTGTGAAACACCAATcattcattgtgatttgaagccaAGCAATGTTCTTCTTGACGATGACATGATTGCTAAAGTAggtgattttggtttggcaagGATCCTCTCTACAACAAATGATGcttctcaaaatcaaactaGCACAGTTGGAATAAAGGGTACTATTGGCTACCTTGCTCCAG AGTATGGAATGGGTGGTGAGGCATCAGCACAAGGAGATGTCTATAGCTATGGGATTTTTTTGTTGGAGATGTTCACAGGAAAGAGACCTACTGACAAAATGTTTAAAGATGGTTTTAACCTTCAAAACTTTGTTAACATGGCATTACCAGAAAAACTTGTGCAAATTGTGGACCCAAATCTACTCAAAAGAGAAGTAAATGAATTGGTAGTGGCAATAGAAGAAGATGGCTGCAACTACAATGATCAAATTGATATTGAGGCAGCAGAAGAAAGTGTCCATATTGAGAACCTAAGCCAGATAACTTCTAATGTGCAGAAGTGTctactttcaatttttcaaatcaGCATTACTTGTTCATTAGAATcaccaaaagaaagaatgaacATGGGAAATGTCACGAAGGAACTACATCGGATCAAAAATGCCTTTCTAGAGGTTGGAAGCCATGGATGA
- the LOC132187461 gene encoding probable LRR receptor-like serine/threonine-protein kinase At3g47570 gives MKLPILNIRALCFINLHLILLSSISLLCLRPTSIAAAPTNETDRLALFRFKELIADDPHNILSSWNDSINFCRWQGISCSRQHQRVTALDLQGYALRGSISPFIGNLSFLRLFDLQDNFIYGKIPQEVTHLFRLQNLLLSNNSLTGEIPSNFTNCPDLRVMDFTRNKLTGNIPVELGFLKKFEMLQIGGNNLTGRIPPSLGNISSLQELSLALNNFVGKIPEEIGRLQRLSFFEVVGNNLTGTIPYALYNISTISIISTAVNYLSGILPANIGHTLPNLKILSISTNQFSGPIPLSLSNASKLQVLAFSKNNFVGQVPTDLGNLPNLWWLGVGRNKLGSYSTKDLDFLAPLENCTQLEMLDFSNNKFGGSLSNSIGNLSRLLSQLYLDGNQISGIIPSELENLVNLTTLNMAQNLFNGTIPSYFGKFQMLQGLGLDGNRLSGQIPASIGNLTQVVKLFLSQNKLEGIIPSSFEKCTNLQELDISQNKLSGAIPNIGLFSQLLELNLSQNSLTGTLPMAVGNLKSLYQLDVSGNYLSGEIPTTIGNCWGLEYLYLEGNSFQGTLPPSLASLKSLLYLDLSRNNLSGLIPNDLQKLSVLRYLNLSFNDLEGEMPTKGVFSNASTISVIGNKNLCGGILVLQLKACNIKVMKQRKSHAFKLVLIIVCGAVFFLIMLALSLIIYKRKNSGKKSSFTLSQTDIISKVSYAKLYHMTSGFSPRNLIGSGSFGSVYKGIVDQEGRMIAVKVLNLQQKGASKSFMAECNALRNIRHRNLVKILTCCSSMDYSGNEFKALVYEFMANGSLEKWLHRDFDNENQSRNLNLLQRLNIAIDVAFALHYLHDQCERPIIHCDLKPSNVLLDDDMIAHVSDFGLARLLSTTNDVSQHKNSTVGMKGTIGYTAPEYGMGGDASKEGDVYSFGVFAMELFTGKSPTDKMFKDDFNLHNFVKVALSKRLMQIVDLNLLTREVNEMSMPIENDSYKYGDRDDIEEKEEESHIENLSQMNASMQKCLVSIFKISLACSLESPKERMNMENVTRELHRIKNVFLGIGYGPTQEHGAL, from the exons ATGAAGCTTCCCATCCTCAACATACGTGCATTATGCTTCATAAACCTTCATCTcattcttctctcttctatcAGCTTACTCTGCTTGCGACCAACCAGCATTGCTGCCGCTCCAACAAATGAGACCGATCGTCTGGCGTTGTTCAGATTCAAAGAATTAATAGCAGACGACCCGCATAACATCTTGAGCTCCTGGAATGATTCTATCAACTTCTGCAGATGGCAGGGGATTTCATGTAGTCGTCAGCATCAAAGAGTTACAGCCTTGGACCTACAAGGCTATGCTTTGCGTGGATCCATATCACCTTTCATTGGCAACCTCAGCTTTCTTAGGTTGTTTGATCTCCAAGACAACTTCATATACGGCAAAATTCCACAAGAAGTTACTCATTTGTTCAGACTGCAGAATCTCCTTCTTAGCAATAACTCGTTGACAGGGGAGATCCCGAGCAACTTCACTAACTGTCCTGACCTCAGAGTGATGGACTTCACAAGGAATAAACTTACTGGGAACATTCCTGTTGAGCTTGGCTTTTTGAAGAAGTTTGAGATGCTTCAGATTGGAGGGAACAATTTGACAGGACGCATCCCACCTTCCTTGGGAAATATTTCTTCTCTCCAAGAGCTATCCTTGGCGCTTAACAATTTTGTGGGAAAAATTCCAGAAGAAATAGGCCGCTTGCAGAGGTTATCTTTCTTCGAAGTGGTGGGCAATAATCTGACCGGTACGATCCCTTATGCCCTTTACAATATATCAACAATAAGCATCATATCAACTGCAGTTAACTATCTTAGTGGCATTCTTCCAGCCAACATAGGCCACACTCTCCCTAATCTCAAAATTTTGTCCATCTCGACCAATCAATTCTCTGGTCCAATCCCACTTTCACTGTCCAATGCTTCTAAGCTTCAAGTGCTTGCtttttccaaaaacaattttGTGGGACAGGTTCCTACTGATCTGGGAAACCTGCCAAATCTTTGGTGGCTAGGTGTTGGTAGAAATAAGCTTGGAAGTTATTCAACTAAGGACTTGGATTTCTTGGCACCTTTGGAAAACTGCACCCAACTGGAAATGCTTGATTTTTCAAATAACAAATTTGGAGGAAGTTTATCCAACTCTATAGGAAATTTGTCGAGGCTTCTTAGTCAACTATATCTTGATGGCAATCAAATATCCGGAATTATTCCTTCAGAATTAGAAAACCTCGTAAACTTAACCACCTTAAACATGGCGCAAAACCTGTTCAATGGCACCATTCCCTCTTATTTTGGGAAGTTTCAAATGCTGCAGGGATTGGGTTTGGATGGAAATAGATTGTCAGGACAAATACCAGCCTCTATAGGCAACCTGACTCAAGTGGTTAAACTTTTCTTATCACAAAACAAATTGGAAGGAATCATTCCAtcaagttttgaaaaatgtacAAATTTGCAGGAGTTGGACATTTCACAAAATAAGCTTAGTGGAGCCATACCCAATATCGGTCTTTTTTCCCAATTACTAGAACTCAACTTGTCACAAAACTCATTAACTGGCACCTTACCAATGGCAGTAGGCAATTTAAAGAGTCTTTATCAATTGGATGTCTCCGGCAATTATCTATCCGGTGAGATTCCTACAACTATTGGAAACTGCTGGGGCTTGGAGTACCTTTACCTAGAGGGTAATTCATTTCAAGGAACCTTGCCTCCATCTCTGGCTTCCTTGAAAAGCCTTCTATATTTAGATCTTTCACGAAACAACTTGTCAGGCCTGATTCCAAATGATCTACAGAAACTCTCTGTTTTGCGATATTTGAATCTTTCTTTTAATGATTTGGAAGGTGAGATGCCAACAAAAGGAGTCTTCAGTAATGCAAGCACAATATCGGTGATTGGAAATAAAAATCTTTGTGGGGGTATCTTGGTCCTGCAATTGAAAGCATGCAACATCAAAGTTATGAAACAAAGAAAATCTCATGCTTTCAAATTAGTACTCATAATTGTTTGTGGGGCTGTGTTTTTCCTGATTATGCTTGCTTTATCTCTTATTATTTACAAGAGGAAAAATTCAGGAAAGAAATCATCTTTTACTCTCTCACAAACTGATATTATTTCAAAGGTTTCATATGCAAAACTCTATCACATGACTAGCGGATTCTCGCCAAGAAATTTAATAGGATCTGGTAGTTTCGGCTCCGTTTATAAAGGAATTGTTGATCAAGAGGGAAGGATGATTGCTGTCAAGGTCTTGAACCTTCAACAAAAAGGAGCTTCCAAGAGTTTTATGGCTGAATGCAATGCGTTAAGAAATATACGGCATCGGAATCTCGTTAAGATCTTAACATGTTGCTCCAGCATGGACTATAGCGGTAATGAGTTCAAAGCTCTAGTTTACGAATTTATGGCAAATGGAAGCTTAGAGAAGTGGCTGCATCGAGATTTCGACAATGAAAATCAGTCAAGAAATTTAAACCTTCTTCAGAGACTAAATATTGCAATTGATGTCGCTTTTGCACTACATTATCTTCATGACCAATGCGAAAGACCTATTATTCATTGCGATTTAAAGCCAAGCAATGTTCTTCTTGATGATGACATGATTGCTCATGtaagtgattttggtttggcaagGCTCCTTTCTACAACCAATGATGTTTCTCAACATAAAAACAGCACAGTTGGAATGAAGGGTACAATTGGCTACACTGCTCCAG AGTATGGAATGGGTGgcgatgcatcaaaagaaggaGATGTCTATAGCTTTGGGGTATTCGCAATGGAACTGTTCACGGGAAAGAGTCCCACTGACAAAATGTTTAAAGACGATTTCAACCTCCATAACTTCGTTAAGGTGGCATTGTCAAAAAGACTTATGCAGATTGTAGATCTAAACCTTCTCACAAGAGAAGTAAATGAAATGTCAATGCCAATAGAAAACGATAGTTACAAGTATGGTGATCGCGATGATATtgaggagaaggaagaggaaagTCACATTGAGAACCTAAGCCAGATGAATGCCAGTATGCAAAAGTGTTTagtttcaattttcaaaatcagtCTTGCTTGTTCATTGGAATCACCAAAGGAAAGAATGAATATGGAGAACGTCACTAGGGAACTACATCGAatcaaaaatgtttttctaGGTATTGGATATGGACCAACTCAG GAACATGGAGCTTTGTGA